The following are encoded in a window of uncultured Ilyobacter sp. genomic DNA:
- a CDS encoding iron-sulfur cluster assembly protein, translating into METTADIVKKKLRHIMNPSLGIDIISSDIVKEISVEKGKVEIVISIADNHQFAKNIEDEIKEKMNALWDIEKVSVKFVG; encoded by the coding sequence GTGGAAACAACAGCTGATATTGTGAAGAAAAAACTGAGACATATAATGAATCCCAGTTTAGGAATAGATATAATAAGCAGTGACATAGTCAAAGAGATTAGTGTGGAAAAAGGTAAAGTTGAGATTGTTATCTCTATTGCGGACAACCATCAGTTTGCAAAAAATATAGAGGATGAGATAAAAGAAAAAATGAATGCACTGTGGGATATAGAAAAGGTATCTGTAAAGTTTGTAGGATAA
- a CDS encoding cysteine desulfurase family protein yields the protein MEILTNDIYLDNSASTRLDERVLEEMKKYYLDIYAVATSDFAYSMGIEAKEALEKSREIISSKIKASKSEIVFTSGSSESSNMAIKGVAWKLGEKKGKHIITSKIEDFPVLNTIKSLVRDGYEVNYISVDEEGFVDKDELRSLIREDTVLVSIQHANQEIGTIQDIETIGDICRKNKVLFHVDATHTFTKVDIDVSRIKVDLLTISAHTIHGPRGVGALYIRKDTPMVKFIEGGFQEYNMRGGVENIPGIVGFGKAVELVTDEENMRLFQMRDYLINTLLEKIPASRLNGSREKRTPQNANVSFRFVEGESVTLHLDMQGIAVSTGSACFSKSLEGSHVIYGIGGDHERAHGSVRFTMGRFNSMEQVEKTADILSDIILKLRKISPLGKEGR from the coding sequence GTGGAGATTTTGACAAATGATATCTACCTGGATAACTCTGCAAGCACAAGGCTTGATGAGAGAGTTTTGGAGGAGATGAAGAAATATTACCTCGATATATATGCTGTAGCTACATCTGATTTTGCCTACTCAATGGGTATAGAGGCGAAAGAGGCTTTGGAAAAATCCAGAGAGATAATAAGTTCAAAGATAAAAGCTTCTAAGAGTGAGATAGTGTTTACATCTGGTTCTTCTGAATCTTCTAATATGGCTATAAAAGGAGTCGCATGGAAACTCGGTGAAAAAAAAGGTAAGCATATAATAACCTCTAAAATAGAGGATTTTCCTGTTTTAAATACTATAAAATCTCTCGTAAGGGATGGATATGAGGTGAACTATATATCAGTTGATGAAGAGGGGTTTGTAGATAAAGATGAACTGAGGTCTCTTATCAGGGAAGACACTGTTTTGGTAAGTATACAGCATGCCAATCAGGAGATAGGAACTATCCAAGACATAGAAACTATCGGAGATATATGCAGAAAAAACAAAGTCTTGTTCCATGTAGATGCCACACACACCTTTACAAAAGTGGATATCGACGTCAGTAGGATAAAGGTGGACCTTCTGACAATCTCTGCCCACACGATACACGGGCCTAGAGGAGTGGGGGCGCTGTATATCCGGAAAGATACTCCCATGGTGAAATTTATAGAGGGTGGATTTCAAGAGTACAACATGCGTGGTGGTGTAGAAAACATCCCTGGAATAGTAGGGTTTGGGAAGGCAGTCGAGCTTGTAACCGACGAGGAAAATATGAGGCTTTTCCAAATGAGGGATTATCTTATAAATACTCTTTTAGAAAAAATACCTGCCTCTAGATTGAACGGCAGCAGGGAGAAAAGGACGCCTCAAAATGCAAATGTAAGCTTCAGATTTGTAGAAGGAGAGTCTGTGACCCTTCACCTAGACATGCAGGGGATAGCTGTAAGCACAGGTTCTGCATGTTTTAGTAAATCCCTAGAGGGGAGTCATGTTATCTACGGTATAGGCGGAGATCATGAAAGGGCACACGGTTCTGTGAGATTTACTATGGGAAGGTTTAACTCTATGGAACAAGTGGAAAAAACAGCGGATATTTTATCTGATATAATTCTAAAACTGAGGAAAATAAGCCCTTTGGGAAAGGAGGGGAGATAG
- a CDS encoding alpha-amylase family glycosyl hydrolase, translating to MRSINEVNLQEITKDREYYKSPENWEDEVLYFLLVDRFSNGSESDLYNHTDYQNVLYNKETEKMWEEFGDKWNGGTLNGIKSKIGYLKNMGVTAIWISPIFRQVAFEENYHGYGIQNFLDIDPHFGTREDLKALVEEAHRNGIYIIVDIILNHTGNVFSYVETDTAYNGNQFQIKAFLDKNGEPSIPVDNPPLDEIWPEGGVWPQELMNRETFSRKGHIINWDAYPEYVEGDFYSLKNIYTGSGDYNKYSPSEALKVLTECYKYWIAYADIDGFRLDTVKHLEQGATRYFSTEIHEYTKTIGKNNFYIIGEITGGLEFAVETLEKTGLNAALGINKIPEKLENVAKGYTDPVEFFDIFKNSKLLGENENAWYRDNVITMFDDHDMVIRRDLKRRFCADKNTNSLIINALFLNLFSLGIPCIYYGTEQGFDGSGNREKYVRESMFGGEFGAFKTRGKHFFDENNPLYLNLSRMCSVRKENLILRQGRQYQREVSYDGIEFALPHKLGEGRHEGVAAWSRILSQDEAVMAMNSHIEKDLKVYVVLDSTLHKEGEEFRCIYSSEESLEGTVVKSYFIRENIVISVDVPKHGCVIYRKN from the coding sequence ATGAGAAGTATAAATGAGGTGAATCTGCAAGAGATTACAAAAGATAGAGAATACTATAAGTCACCAGAAAACTGGGAAGATGAAGTGCTTTATTTTCTGTTGGTAGACAGGTTTTCAAATGGTTCTGAAAGTGATCTATATAATCACACGGACTATCAAAATGTACTCTATAATAAGGAAACTGAAAAAATGTGGGAGGAGTTTGGGGATAAGTGGAATGGTGGAACCTTAAATGGAATAAAGAGTAAAATAGGATATCTAAAGAATATGGGTGTAACGGCAATATGGATAAGTCCTATTTTTAGACAGGTGGCCTTTGAAGAAAATTACCATGGATATGGGATACAAAACTTTTTGGATATAGATCCGCACTTTGGGACGAGAGAAGATCTGAAAGCTCTGGTAGAGGAGGCTCACAGAAATGGAATATATATAATAGTAGATATAATATTGAATCATACTGGAAATGTATTTTCCTATGTGGAAACAGATACGGCATATAACGGTAACCAGTTTCAGATAAAGGCTTTTTTGGATAAAAATGGAGAACCTTCCATCCCTGTAGACAACCCACCACTTGATGAGATATGGCCAGAGGGTGGAGTGTGGCCACAGGAACTAATGAATAGGGAGACTTTTAGCAGGAAGGGGCATATAATCAACTGGGATGCATACCCTGAATATGTAGAGGGGGATTTCTACTCTCTCAAAAATATCTATACAGGAAGCGGTGATTATAACAAGTACAGTCCTTCAGAAGCACTGAAGGTACTCACAGAATGTTATAAATACTGGATTGCATATGCTGATATCGACGGATTTAGGTTAGATACAGTGAAGCATCTAGAGCAGGGAGCCACGAGGTATTTTTCTACTGAGATTCATGAATACACCAAGACCATAGGCAAGAACAATTTTTATATCATAGGTGAGATCACAGGTGGGCTGGAGTTTGCAGTGGAAACTCTGGAAAAAACAGGTCTGAACGCTGCCCTTGGAATAAATAAGATTCCAGAGAAGCTTGAAAATGTGGCAAAGGGCTATACTGACCCTGTGGAATTTTTTGATATTTTTAAAAATTCAAAACTCTTAGGAGAAAATGAAAACGCTTGGTACAGGGACAATGTAATAACGATGTTTGACGATCACGACATGGTAATTCGCAGAGATCTAAAGCGACGATTCTGTGCAGATAAAAATACGAACTCTCTTATAATTAATGCATTGTTTTTAAACCTGTTTTCACTGGGGATCCCGTGTATATACTATGGAACAGAACAGGGGTTTGACGGCAGTGGGAACAGGGAAAAATATGTCAGAGAGAGCATGTTTGGAGGTGAGTTCGGAGCTTTTAAAACAAGAGGAAAACATTTTTTCGATGAAAATAACCCCCTATACCTGAACCTGTCAAGAATGTGCAGTGTAAGAAAAGAAAATCTCATCCTGAGACAGGGAAGGCAGTATCAAAGAGAGGTTTCATATGATGGGATAGAATTTGCCCTCCCCCATAAGCTGGGAGAGGGCAGACATGAAGGAGTGGCAGCATGGTCCCGTATTCTGAGTCAGGATGAGGCGGTCATGGCCATGAATTCCCATATAGAAAAAGACCTGAAGGTTTATGTGGTTCTTGATTCTACGCTCCATAAAGAGGGAGAGGAGTTCAGATGTATCTATTCTTCAGAAGAGTCACTGGAGGGAACTGTGGTTAAGAGCTATTTTATAAGAGAAAATATTGTAATATCAGTGGATGTACCGAAACACGGTTGTGTAATATACAGAAAAAACTAA
- a CDS encoding FadR/GntR family transcriptional regulator yields the protein MKRKTSDLVFDFIQNKILAGEWKAGEKITSELPLAKELGVSRNSVREAIEKMVTLNVLSKKKGGGTFVREVSETAVFNDLITHITLEKDNYLDILEFRKGFEMQNIKLFLKNSSNEDIEELEEVYLKMEKLKGDSEKFAFYDAEFHRVIARGTKNSIIIKISDILFNLLVFHQKTLNIMLGSESGIRDHRLVLDALKENDVDLSLLFMKKHLNRTIKDVEKIQKKEE from the coding sequence TTGAAGCGGAAAACTAGTGATTTGGTATTTGATTTTATTCAAAATAAAATACTAGCTGGAGAATGGAAAGCTGGAGAAAAAATAACTTCTGAACTTCCCCTTGCTAAAGAGTTAGGGGTGAGCAGAAATTCAGTTCGAGAAGCAATAGAAAAAATGGTAACTTTAAACGTTTTAAGTAAAAAAAAAGGCGGGGGAACCTTCGTGAGAGAGGTCTCTGAAACGGCTGTTTTCAATGATTTGATTACTCATATAACCTTGGAAAAAGATAATTATTTGGATATTTTAGAGTTCAGAAAAGGGTTCGAGATGCAAAATATAAAACTTTTTTTAAAAAATTCAAGTAATGAAGATATAGAGGAGCTTGAAGAGGTTTATTTGAAAATGGAGAAGCTGAAAGGCGATAGTGAGAAATTTGCCTTTTATGATGCAGAATTTCACAGAGTGATAGCCAGAGGAACTAAAAATAGCATAATAATAAAGATAAGTGACATTTTATTCAATCTTTTAGTGTTTCATCAAAAGACACTTAATATAATGCTTGGATCCGAAAGTGGCATAAGAGACCATAGGCTGGTTTTAGATGCTTTAAAAGAAAATGATGTTGATTTAAGTCTGCTTTTCATGAAAAAGCACTTAAATAGAACTATAAAAGATGTGGAAAAAATACAAAAGAAGGAAGAATGA
- a CDS encoding DUF5348 domain-containing protein: protein MLDKKYIGFLKELKSLKSNAENLLKDGALEGFENRKCHESIAYLKKEIEDAIYDMELLSKTTLEGKLVLNSQGRFNLDTAQELYFTCGSPLEMCVDGEWYRGRVESDGKDYYFYNYERENMPLEEGMKARIRVDKG from the coding sequence ATGCTGGATAAAAAATATATCGGTTTTTTGAAAGAGTTAAAGAGTCTAAAATCAAATGCAGAAAATCTTTTAAAAGATGGTGCTCTTGAGGGATTTGAAAACAGAAAATGCCACGAAAGTATAGCTTATCTGAAAAAAGAAATAGAGGATGCTATATATGACATGGAACTTCTGAGCAAAACAACCCTTGAGGGAAAACTGGTGCTAAACAGTCAGGGGAGATTCAATCTAGACACGGCTCAGGAACTTTACTTTACCTGTGGAAGCCCCTTGGAAATGTGTGTCGACGGGGAATGGTATAGGGGTAGAGTGGAAAGTGACGGCAAAGATTATTATTTTTATAACTATGAAAGGGAAAACATGCCTCTAGAGGAAGGAATGAAAGCAAGAATAAGAGTGGATAAGGGATAG
- the lysS gene encoding lysine--tRNA ligase, protein MERYFDRVADDHVIMDKWEKVKEIKEAGLEPFGRKYDKKHMVGEILSHTLKEEDSTVFKTAGRIMTCRGQGKAVFAHIEDETGRVQVYLRKDALTDELFEIAKKMGTGDFIGVEGTLFVTQKGELTLRVSGFEFLSKNIRPLPEKYHGLTDVETRYRKRYLDLIMNKEVKETFVKRIQIVNSIRTLLNNKGFLEVETPMMHPIVGGAAARPFVTHHNTLDMTLFLRIAPELYLKRLIVGGFDKVYEINRNFRNEGISTRHNPEFTMMELYQAYADFNDMMDLTEEIIMNAAKTINGTTTVEYNGKELILENFKRVHMVDFVKEITGVDFWEEVSVEDARLFAKQNKVDLAPHMNTVGHIINEFFEQKCEEHLVQPTFVYGHPVEISPLAKRNADDHRFTDRFELFIDAREYANAFSELNDPADQRGRLEAQLEEAMLGNEEANAEIDDDYIEALEYGMPPAGGLGVGIDRLVMLLTGAPSIRDVILFPQMRKKD, encoded by the coding sequence ATGGAAAGATACTTTGACAGAGTAGCAGATGACCACGTTATTATGGATAAGTGGGAAAAAGTTAAAGAGATTAAAGAGGCTGGATTAGAGCCTTTTGGAAGAAAATATGATAAAAAACATATGGTGGGGGAAATTCTGAGCCATACTCTGAAAGAGGAAGATTCTACAGTTTTTAAAACAGCAGGAAGAATAATGACATGCAGAGGTCAGGGAAAAGCAGTATTTGCCCATATAGAGGACGAAACGGGAAGAGTGCAGGTCTACCTGAGAAAAGATGCCCTAACTGATGAATTATTTGAGATTGCAAAGAAAATGGGTACAGGAGACTTTATAGGGGTAGAGGGGACACTTTTTGTGACACAAAAGGGAGAACTTACTCTCAGAGTTTCAGGTTTTGAGTTTCTTTCAAAAAACATAAGACCGCTTCCTGAGAAGTACCACGGACTTACAGACGTAGAGACAAGATACAGAAAAAGATACCTTGACCTTATAATGAACAAAGAGGTCAAAGAGACTTTTGTTAAGAGAATACAGATAGTGAACTCAATAAGAACACTACTTAACAACAAGGGTTTCTTAGAAGTAGAAACTCCTATGATGCACCCCATCGTTGGCGGAGCAGCAGCAAGACCTTTTGTGACTCACCACAACACCCTTGATATGACTCTATTCTTGAGAATAGCTCCAGAGCTTTACTTAAAGAGGCTTATTGTAGGAGGATTTGACAAGGTATACGAGATAAACAGAAACTTCAGAAATGAGGGGATATCCACGAGACACAATCCAGAGTTCACAATGATGGAGCTCTATCAGGCCTACGCTGACTTTAATGATATGATGGATCTTACTGAAGAGATAATAATGAATGCCGCGAAGACAATAAACGGAACTACAACTGTTGAATACAACGGAAAAGAGCTTATTCTTGAGAACTTTAAGAGGGTACACATGGTAGACTTTGTAAAAGAGATAACTGGTGTCGATTTCTGGGAAGAGGTCTCTGTAGAGGATGCCAGACTTTTTGCCAAGCAAAATAAAGTAGACCTGGCCCCGCACATGAACACAGTGGGACATATAATAAATGAATTCTTCGAACAGAAATGTGAAGAGCATCTTGTACAGCCGACATTTGTATACGGACACCCGGTGGAAATATCTCCACTTGCCAAAAGAAATGCAGATGACCACAGATTTACAGACAGATTTGAGCTCTTCATCGATGCCAGAGAATATGCAAATGCTTTCTCTGAGCTAAATGATCCTGCAGATCAGAGGGGGAGACTAGAGGCTCAGCTAGAAGAGGCGATGCTAGGAAATGAAGAGGCAAACGCAGAGATCGACGACGATTATATAGAGGCTCTAGAATATGGAATGCCTCCTGCAGGCGGTCTAGGTGTAGGGATAGACAGACTGGTGATGCTCTTAACTGGAGCTCCCTCTATAAGAGACGTAATCCTATTCCCACAGATGAGAAAAAAAGACTAA
- a CDS encoding DsrE/DsrF/DrsH-like family protein, producing the protein MEKTTIIMHSGDLDKIYSTMIIANGSLSMGMEVSIFFTFWGLERLKKNNLEGGKLSRMNMFGLGKFMVNKSMEKANVAKLERLMKDYKELGGKIIACEMTMDIMKIKKEDLRENLIDEYGAVGTYIKEARESKINLFI; encoded by the coding sequence ATGGAAAAAACTACAATAATAATGCATAGTGGTGATTTGGATAAGATATATAGTACGATGATAATAGCAAACGGATCTCTTTCTATGGGAATGGAAGTATCTATATTTTTCACATTTTGGGGTTTAGAGAGATTAAAAAAAAATAATTTAGAGGGTGGGAAATTGTCCCGTATGAATATGTTTGGACTTGGAAAATTTATGGTAAATAAAAGTATGGAGAAAGCCAATGTGGCAAAATTAGAAAGATTGATGAAAGATTACAAAGAGCTGGGCGGGAAGATAATAGCCTGTGAAATGACAATGGATATAATGAAAATAAAAAAAGAGGACTTGAGAGAGAATCTTATAGATGAATACGGGGCAGTGGGAACCTATATAAAAGAGGCCAGGGAGTCTAAAATAAATCTGTTTATATAA
- the ilvD gene encoding dihydroxy-acid dehydratase — protein sequence MLISQKLRKKAPEMDPLRIGMGWSVEDLSKPQIIVESTYGDSHPGSAHLDKIVESISQAIYKNKGKPAKFFTTDICDGQAQGHDGMNYSLASREFITNMIEIQVGATPYDAGVFVSSCDKGVPAHLKAIARLDMPSIVMPGGIMAAGPNMLTLEQLGAYSAKYERGEITEKEFDFAKHNACPSCGACSFMGTASTMQVMAEALGLTLPGAALMPATIGEILDMAKKTGERAVEIAKEELKPSQILTKKAFENAIMVHAAIAGSSNTMLHIPAIAYELGMDLDVQLFDEIHRKTPYLLNIRPSGFYPGEYFWYAGGVPAIMEEIKDYLHLDVMTITGKTLGENLEDIKKSDFYDRCSKYLKKKGVKKEDVIRSVSNPIQVEGSMAILKGNLAPEGSVIKHSAISKEMRTVILKAVPFDSEEEALDAVIKRRINPGDAVIIRYEGPKGSGMPEMFYTTEAIASDPELISTVALITDGRFSGATRGPAIGHVSPEASQGGAIALVEKGDLVEINVEKRSINIIGIKGDRKTSEEIEEILVDRRKNWIQPKPKYTKGTLGIYTKLAVSPMKGGYIE from the coding sequence ATGTTGATAAGTCAAAAATTAAGAAAAAAAGCTCCAGAGATGGATCCGCTCAGAATTGGAATGGGGTGGTCAGTAGAAGATTTGTCCAAACCCCAAATAATAGTAGAAAGTACCTACGGTGACAGCCACCCTGGAAGTGCACACCTTGACAAAATTGTAGAGTCAATTTCGCAAGCGATTTATAAAAACAAGGGGAAACCGGCTAAATTTTTTACAACTGATATTTGTGATGGACAGGCCCAAGGGCATGATGGAATGAATTATTCCCTTGCATCGAGAGAGTTTATAACTAATATGATTGAAATTCAAGTTGGAGCTACTCCTTATGATGCAGGAGTTTTTGTATCTAGTTGCGACAAAGGTGTGCCAGCTCATTTGAAAGCCATAGCCAGGCTTGATATGCCCTCAATTGTCATGCCAGGAGGGATCATGGCTGCTGGTCCAAATATGTTAACTTTAGAACAACTCGGGGCATACAGTGCAAAGTATGAAAGAGGAGAGATAACTGAAAAAGAATTTGATTTTGCAAAGCATAATGCATGTCCATCTTGTGGAGCATGTTCTTTTATGGGGACAGCTTCTACAATGCAGGTGATGGCAGAGGCATTGGGACTCACACTGCCTGGAGCGGCTCTTATGCCTGCAACAATTGGTGAGATCTTAGATATGGCAAAAAAAACAGGAGAGAGGGCTGTGGAAATTGCAAAGGAGGAATTGAAGCCATCTCAAATATTGACAAAAAAAGCTTTTGAAAATGCCATTATGGTACATGCAGCCATAGCTGGATCGAGCAATACAATGCTCCATATTCCAGCCATAGCCTACGAGCTTGGAATGGATTTAGACGTCCAATTATTTGATGAAATACATAGAAAAACTCCGTATTTACTGAATATAAGACCCAGTGGATTTTATCCAGGGGAATATTTTTGGTACGCAGGTGGAGTTCCAGCCATAATGGAAGAGATAAAAGATTATTTACATTTAGATGTGATGACTATAACAGGCAAAACTTTAGGTGAAAATTTGGAAGATATTAAAAAAAGTGATTTTTATGATAGATGCTCAAAATATTTAAAGAAGAAAGGAGTTAAAAAAGAGGATGTGATAAGGTCGGTTTCAAATCCGATACAAGTAGAGGGATCGATGGCTATACTGAAGGGGAATTTGGCCCCTGAAGGATCGGTTATAAAACATTCAGCAATTTCAAAAGAGATGAGAACGGTAATCTTAAAAGCGGTACCTTTTGACTCGGAAGAGGAAGCATTGGATGCTGTTATAAAGAGGCGAATAAACCCTGGAGATGCAGTTATCATAAGATATGAAGGACCTAAGGGGAGCGGAATGCCGGAGATGTTCTATACAACAGAGGCAATAGCTTCAGATCCCGAGCTTATATCTACAGTTGCCCTCATAACAGATGGAAGATTTTCTGGGGCTACTAGAGGACCTGCAATAGGTCATGTATCACCTGAAGCGTCTCAAGGAGGAGCTATAGCATTGGTGGAAAAAGGAGACCTTGTAGAGATAAATGTAGAAAAAAGATCTATAAATATTATCGGAATAAAAGGGGATAGAAAAACTTCTGAAGAGATAGAAGAGATTTTAGTGGATAGAAGAAAAAATTGGATTCAACCAAAACCAAAGTATACTAAAGGAACCTTGGGGATCTATACAAAGTTGGCAGTTTCACCTATGAAGGGTGGATACATAGAATAA
- a CDS encoding sulfurtransferase TusA family protein: protein MAVIKIDVRGETCPVPLVETRKAIKKASPGDVIEITGNHDASKKEIPMAIEALNLELISIDEKDESWTIKIKR from the coding sequence ATGGCTGTTATAAAAATTGATGTCAGAGGAGAAACGTGTCCTGTACCCCTTGTTGAGACTAGAAAGGCTATAAAGAAAGCTTCCCCTGGAGATGTTATAGAGATAACTGGAAATCATGATGCATCAAAAAAAGAGATACCCATGGCTATAGAGGCTTTGAATCTGGAACTGATATCCATCGATGAAAAGGATGAAAGCTGGACTATAAAAATAAAAAGATAG
- a CDS encoding gluconate:H+ symporter: MENIEVSKGWTGGNSLKKISSLGFVILSIFIALRNFFNYADYFNDSPKTVPVGSLALISLLAIVVLLVLVLFFKIQAFIALLLTSMFVGVGTGMPLGDVTKSIQNGMGGTLGFVATVVGLGAIFGEILEASGGAQALSHTLIKRFGKEKASWALVMAGFLVAIPVFFDVGFIILVPIVYSLAKESKKSILFYGIPLLAGLAVTHTFIPPTPGPVAVAEIVGADLGWVIFFGAIIGLPTAILAGPIFGKYIGEKIYLDPSKFLDDEKTEYVELPSFKMVSSIIAIPLFLILANTLTTTMAKKGIIPGGFLVDLFSFLGHPFFALSLATLIAIYFLGLKRGFSKDHILNLSTKALGPAGLIILVTGAGGVFKQILIDSGIGNLLAQKIASSPLSPIVLAFIIASIVRVTQGSATVSMITAAGILAPVMEAFDMSAPQRALIVISIASGATILSHVNDSGFWLVGRYFGMSEKDTLKSWTVMETIIAISGFGFAWILSMFF, translated from the coding sequence ATGGAAAATATAGAAGTATCAAAAGGTTGGACAGGGGGAAACTCTTTGAAAAAAATTTCATCATTGGGATTTGTAATTCTTTCAATTTTCATAGCACTCAGAAACTTTTTTAACTACGCAGATTATTTTAACGATAGCCCTAAAACCGTGCCGGTGGGAAGTCTGGCATTAATAAGTCTTTTAGCCATAGTTGTTTTACTTGTCCTTGTCTTATTTTTTAAAATACAAGCTTTTATAGCCCTTTTGCTGACGAGTATGTTTGTCGGAGTAGGGACGGGGATGCCTTTGGGTGACGTGACAAAAAGTATACAGAATGGAATGGGCGGAACACTTGGATTCGTAGCAACAGTAGTTGGTCTAGGAGCGATCTTTGGTGAAATTTTAGAGGCATCTGGAGGAGCTCAGGCACTATCTCATACTCTGATAAAAAGATTTGGTAAAGAAAAGGCTTCCTGGGCTCTTGTTATGGCTGGATTTTTGGTGGCAATACCGGTATTTTTCGATGTAGGTTTTATAATTCTAGTACCTATTGTTTATTCTTTGGCGAAAGAAAGTAAAAAATCTATACTGTTCTACGGAATCCCTTTATTAGCAGGATTAGCAGTTACACATACTTTTATTCCTCCTACTCCTGGTCCGGTAGCGGTTGCAGAAATAGTTGGTGCTGACCTGGGATGGGTAATATTTTTCGGAGCTATAATAGGACTGCCTACGGCAATTTTGGCCGGGCCGATATTTGGTAAGTATATAGGTGAAAAAATATATTTGGATCCAAGCAAATTTTTGGATGATGAAAAAACTGAATATGTAGAATTGCCATCCTTTAAAATGGTGTCATCGATAATAGCGATTCCATTATTTTTAATATTAGCAAATACTTTGACAACTACAATGGCTAAGAAAGGTATTATACCTGGAGGGTTCTTGGTGGACTTATTTAGTTTTCTGGGACATCCGTTTTTTGCTCTTTCTTTAGCTACACTTATTGCAATATACTTTTTAGGTCTAAAAAGAGGCTTTTCAAAAGACCATATTTTAAATTTGAGTACCAAAGCTTTGGGGCCGGCAGGACTTATAATACTTGTAACAGGTGCTGGAGGTGTATTTAAACAGATACTTATTGATTCTGGAATAGGAAATCTTTTAGCTCAAAAGATAGCTAGCTCTCCACTATCACCCATTGTTCTAGCATTTATAATTGCTTCAATAGTAAGAGTTACACAAGGCTCTGCTACAGTATCCATGATAACTGCGGCAGGAATACTGGCGCCTGTTATGGAAGCATTTGATATGTCAGCACCACAAAGAGCGCTTATCGTAATTTCAATAGCATCTGGAGCGACTATATTATCACATGTAAATGATAGTGGATTCTGGTTGGTAGGAAGATATTTTGGAATGTCGGAAAAGGACACGTTAAAGTCTTGGACTGTAATGGAAACTATTATTGCAATTTCTGGATTCGGATTTGCTTGGATACTTAGTATGTTTTTCTAA